The genomic window ATGACAATCTGAATTCGTGGCCCACGGCAAGATGCAGGTTCTTTTCCTTGGCCAGCCGCACAAGGTCGTCGCACTCGCTGACCGAGACTCCCATGGGTTTTTCGAGCAGCAGATGTGCTCCGGATTCAAGCACAGCCGTTCCCATTTCATGGTGTAGATGGCTGGGTACGACCACGTCGACGAGGTCGAGATCCATGGTTTCGATCATCTTCCGGTAATCGGTGAACACGGCTGCGTTCGGAAACGCTTCCTTTGCTGCGGCTGCGGAAGCCTCACTGCGCGCTGCGATCGCGGCCAATTCAACATCTTCGGTCTTGCGAATCGCATCCGCATGGTGTTTGCCCCATGCACCAAAGCCAATGAGTCCGAAACGAAGGCTGGTGTTATTCATACAGTCACTTAAACATCGGGGAAGAATCACGGAACGCCATTAATTCGATTACGCAATATCTTAGGCTAAATCGTCCCGCTCGGCCCAGCAACCGCGTCCGCGAAGGTAAGATGACGCATCGACGAACAGGGCGCAGGAAAGACCAGTAGACCTTCCATCCATTCGGAACTTCGATGAGCCACCCCACTATTCGTACCGAACAACGACAATGCGAAGTCGCATGGTTTTCCGCGCTTTGCAGCGATGACTATGAATTTCTTGGCGTACCGGATGGAAAGCTGCGTTCGTCGTATGAACACTGTGGTGAAATCGTGCGCCGCGCCGACAGCTTGGGCTATCAGAACATCCTGCTCCCGTCGGGCTGGATCGTCGGCCAAGACGCTCTGGCCTTCGCTTCGGCGATGGCTCCGCAGACCCGCCAAATCAACCAGCTCGTCGCACTTCGCATGGGCGAAGTTTGGCCGCCGATGTTGGCTCGTGCGTTGGCGACCCTTGATCACATCGCCAAGGGGCGATTGACGATCAACATCATCTCGTCAGATATGCCGGGACAAAAAGAGGATGGCATGATTCGCTATTCTCGGTCCAGCGAGATCATTCAGATCCTCAAAGGGCTGTGGAGTACGAGGGGGCCTTTCCGCTGGGAAGGCGAGCACTACCAAATTGATCTGCCCAACACGGACAGCGCCCAACCGTATCAACAGAACGGCGGACCACTGATGTACTTCGGCGGTTTTTCACCACCGGCTCAGGACTTGTGCGCTAAACACTGCGACGTCTTTTTGATGTGGCCGGACACCGAACAGGGGCTGGCGGAAACAATCGCAACGTTGAGCGAAAAAGCGGCAGGCTACCAGCGAAAAATTGATTTTGGCTTCCGTGCTCATGTGATCGTTCGCGAAACCGAGAACGAGGCCAAAGCGGCCGCTGAGCGTTTGATCAGCAAACTGGACTTGGCAAAGGGCAACGAAATCAAGCATCGGTCGATGGATGCTTCCAGCGCTGGCGTGACACGGCAGGACGAACTTCGCGAGAAGAGCGATAGCCTGTACCTGGAAGACCATCTGTGGGGCGGTATCGGCTTGGCTCGCAGTGGTTGTGGCAGCGCGATCGTTGGGGATCCCGAGCAGGTGCTTGCGAAACTCAATCGCTACATGGACATGGGGATTCGATCGTTCATCCTCAGCGGATACCCCCACCTCGACGAATGTGACTTGTTTGCCAAGCACGTTTTGCCAAAGCTCCCGACGTGTTATTTAAACCAAGTCCAAAATCGGCTCGTGCCAGATCCTGTCACACCGCTGACGACGGAGCAAAGAGTCTAGAGACGTGAAATGCATTATTGACGGATCCCCTTCACTCTCCCCCTGGGAGAGTCGAGCGTCAGCTAGGAGAGGGCGACCGCGACGCTGCAAACACCCAAAAACCTCCCCTCGCTAAGGCTCGACGAATCAACATGTCCAACCAACAAACTGCCTGGTACTCCAACGTTACCCGCTACCAATGGCTGGTCCTGGTGGTCGCTTCGCTGGGCTGGATGTTTGATGCCTTCGAAGGCCAAATCTACAACCTGACTCGTAGCGACATGTTGCCGGACCTACTGGGCACCAGCAGCGACGATCCGCTGGTCCGTATTTGGGGCGAACGGTTCTTGGGAATCTTTTTGATTGGCGGGACGTTCGGCGGATTGCTGTTTAGTTCGCTCGCGGACCGCTGGGGCAGAAACCCTGTAATGGCTCTGACGATTCTGTTCTACTCCGTGTTCTCCGGCCTGACTGCGTTCGCGGGCGAGATCTGGCAAGTGGGAGCGCTTCGTTTTTTGGTTGCCATGGGCGTCGGTGGCGAATGGGCTGTGGGAGCAGCTTTGGTCGCGGAAGTGTTCCCCAAGGAGGCTCGAGAACGCGCAGGAGGCATCTTCCATGCGACCAGTGTGGGCGGGTTATGGTTGGCCGCGGCGGCCGGCTTGTTGGTAGGAAGCGAGTGGCGGTACGCTTATTTGATTGGGGTGCTTCCCGCATTGCTGGTGTTGTGGGTCCGCCTGCTGATCAAGGAGCCTAAATCCTGGCAAGCAGCCCGAGCGACGAAGAAAGAAAGCATGGGCAGCTTTCGTGAATTACTCGGCACACCTCGCTGGCGATTGCGAGCAGTGATGGGGGCGCTGCTGGCGATGGTTGGACTGGCCACTTTCTGGGGCGTGGTCATCGCGGGTCAGGACCTGGCAGCCGACTTCTTAAAGCGCGCGGGCGACGAGAACTGGTCCAGCAAATCCAAAATTGCGTTTGGTTTCATTCAGACGGCGGGTGCGGGACTTGGCATGTTAGCGTTTGGTCCCCTGAGTGCACGATTCGGGTCTCGCAAAACGTTTGCGATGATGCATCTGGTAGCCTTTGCATTGACTCCTATCGTTTGCTGGTTGCCTTCGTACGTGGGAAGCTATGGACTGCTGTTGTTCCTGCTGCCGCTGTTTGCATTCTTCGCACAAGGCATTCACGCTGGCTACGCGGTGTATTTCCCAACCCTGTTTCCGACACACCTACGAGCGACCGGATCAGGGTTTTGTTTCAACGTGGGCAGATTGCTCGCGGCCCCCGTATTAATTTGGTTGAGCGCCTGGTTAAAGGCCGAATTTGACCTGCGCACGGCGATCAGTCTGCTGGGCGGATTCTTTCTGTTAGGATTATGCGTACTGGTATTTTCACCCGAGACTCAGGGCGAAGACCTAATCGATAAATAGATTGGACTCTATGACAAACTGACCGGCCGCGACGCCGAAATCAGTCACACATTCAATCGTTTCGAGCTGTCCATCCTCAGCTCAACTTCGCAAGACGCGCCCCACGGTCGTCGTCATTGGTGTGGGAATCTTAAGCCTGATCAGTGCCAGAATGCTCGCCGACCACGGCTGGAATGTCACGGTTTACGAAAAGAGCCCTGGAGTGGGCGGTCGCTTGTCCACACGACGCGTCAATGGACACACTGAGTTTTGCTCACCGGGCTCCATTACTGCACCGCCCGCGATCCGCGGTTGAAGCGATATGTACATTTGTGGGTCGAGTCGCCTCGATCGCCAAGGGGCATATCGGGCTGCTGGCCGAAAACGCCAGGCAGAAAAAAAATTTTCTCCGACTTTCTAACGGCCCAAAAACGAGCTCAGGCGCCAGAGAACTAGCTCCGGCTTTGTCGTCAGCATCGCACTGCACAACGATGATTAGCGAGCGAAAAACGGATGTTAACGCGGCGATCGCACGGTGCAGTGATCAGCCCTTGCGAGGTCGCTAACGCAACCACCATCGCCATCCGTTACAGTTCAAACGCTCGAACTCAAAGTCGATTCACGCGGGAATGACCGGCGATAGATGCACGCATGCGGAGGCGAATCCGTTCCGCCACCCCCCCTCTATGGACTGTAACACACCAGTCCTCAGCCAGGGCATCACCAACCACGCTTGCTCCGGTGCAAGCATTATTTTCTTGCAATAAAAATTTCGCCCCTTATAACAGCCCACGTACGGCAGAGACGGCATCCCAAACTTGTCAAGCCTCTCTGCCTCCAGCTCAATTCTTCGATCTGGCGGTATTAACATGACAGCGTTTGGCATCAGGCGGATAAGTCAATTCTCACGCCCTCTTCGATGTGCAGTACTGGTTGCGGCGCTGACGGGATTGTTCAGCGGTTGCAGCCCTGCCACTGGCGGACGAGTCCCTGTCGGCGGCACGGTTACGCTCGACGGCGCGATGCTCGACCGAGGGACGATTGAGTTTCATCCACTATCCAATGGAACGATCACCGGCGGCACCATTCGCGACGGACGGTTCGATATTCCTGCCGCGACGGGCGCGTTGCCGGGAGAGTACGAGGTTCGGATTTTCTCCACCAACGTCGACGTGGATCCGATGCCCCCTGAAGATCTGCCGCCCGGCCCGGAATCCGAGCGACGCCCCTTGCAGCCGGAACGAATCCCCAAACGTTACAACGTCGAATCGGAACTAACCGCGGATATCCCGGATCAGGGCACGACCGAGTTGGCTTTTCAACTGGACGCGTAACCCACCACGGATTGCGGCATCACCGCCTGCTCGTGGACGCCTCCCCACGTCGGCAGTCATCACATAACCACTCTTCGCAAACTTCTTTTTCCTACCTCAACAAACAACAAACGTTCAGCGTGCTCGCTGGATTGAGATGGTTTGCTGCGCGCAAACAAATACCAAATCGTCTTCACCAAAAGACGCGTCAGCCCTCTATGCAGAGGGAATGCAACACGCCATCGACGAGAAGTCGTGTTGTTCATTTCATTGCCTTGCCGGCCCTTATTCCATTCCGTTTTTTCGGGGCCGGGCAACCAGATGTCTTCATACCGGAGCGATAGAGATGCAGATGAAACGCAGGCGAGGTTTTACACTAGTTGAGCTACTAGTGGTAATCGCAATCATTGGTGTTCTTGTTGGTTTGTTACTGCCGGCCGTGCAAGCGGCACGCGAAGCCGCAAGGCGAATGTCCTGCGGCAACAATCTAAAACAGATCGGGCTGGCAATGCACAACTACCATGACTCGTTGGGCAAGTTCCCCACGGGATCGTCGTCGTGCTGCTGGGGCACTTGGCTGCCGCTGATCCTTCCTTACTTGGAACAAGAAAACATCTCCGACTTGTACGTCGACTGGGGCGACAGCTCCGGAGCGCGTTATTCGAGTGCTCCCAACACAACCAATGTCACCACTCGACGGCTTGCCGCGTTCAGCTGCCCGAGTGATTTGGACAACGCTCCGTTTTCGGGGATCACCAACCACAGCTACGCGGTCAACTACGGCAATACCGGATACAGCCAACAAACGACGCTTAACGGTGTCACCTTTGGGGGCGCCCCTTTTGCGCCGCGAACAGGCGTCAATTTTGGTTTCCGCGACATCCTCGACGGCACCAGTTCGACGCTGATGGTTGCCGAAGTCAGGCAAGGTCAAGGAAGAGACCTTCGCGGGTTTTCGTGGTGGGGCGACGCGTCGGGGTTTGAAACTTACCTGGGACCAAACAGTCAACTTCCTGACCGCATCTATTCGTCCTACTACTGCAATGAGGTACGGGGGATGCCGTGTGATGTTTCCTCATCTACCAACCCTTCAATGTTTGCTTCGCGTTCCCTACATCCCGGCGTGGTGCAGGCGGTCAATTGTGACGGTTCGGTGCATCCCTACGCCGACACCATCGACCTAAACATCTGGCGATCGATGAGTACCACCCAAGGCGGGGAAGTGGTTAGCGATAACTAACCACGCTCCCCTTTGGAAATCACGAAGCTAGAAGAGTGAGCTCTTCTAGCTTTTTTCGATCGCTGGTTCGCGGAGATTCTCCGAGACTTCGGGCTCCAGCTCGATCAGCTGATTGGTTTGCCCCGGTTGCTTCTTCAGTTCAAAGGCGTCGTACAGTTCACCGATCGCGGTGCGAGCTTCAAAACGCAAGCTGGCACCATCGATGTGAATCAACTGATACAGCTGAGTATCCTCGGCCAGACGCTTCATGAAGGGCAGACGATTGTTGTTGTACATTTTCGGGCCACTGACCGAAACGACGTAGACCGTACCATGTCGCTGTTCGAAAGCTTGAACGCCCGTCGGCACGTTGGCGATGGTATCAGGAACCGCAAAGCCTGTTCGGCCATAAGTATGATCGTGGCCCTGCAGCACAATGTCGACTTTGTATTTGTCAAACAGCGGTTTCCAGAGGTCGCGTAACTCGGGATTGTCTCGGTCCTTTCCGGTGGAAAAGATGGGATGGTGAAAGGTACAAGCCACCCACTGCGAATCGTTTTTCTGCAACACGGTTTCCAACCAGGCCGCCTGTTCCGCTTGGCGTTCGTTGCTGTTCAAAGCGATGATTCGCAGGTTCTGGTAGACCATTGTGTAACAGGATTCTTCCAAACCTTCCGGACCGTTTTCAGGGAACGTGAAACTGGGCCTCCAGTGATGCGACAGACGGCGCTGGCCATCCTCTGCTTTGGCCTGCTCGTGATTGCCCGGCACGGCAACGCTGGGGATCATGGCATTCAACCATCCGCCCGAGCCGAACCATTCTCCCCATTCGGCATCCTTTTCCGCACGATTGATCAGGTCACCGGCGTGCAGGAAGAAAGCCGCTTTGGGCAAATCGCGATGGGCTTCGCGAATCACGCGGGACCACATCGAACGCACATTGTTTTGAGCGTCGCCGAAATAGATAAAGGAAAACGGTTGCGGCGAGTCATCCGCGGTACTGAACTGAAACCACTCGCTCCAATTGGTTCCGTCTCCCACTCGGTACGCGTAACGCGTGCCCGGGGTAAGGTCGGTGAAGCTGACGCTGTGGAAATGGGCTTTGTTGATATCGGTGGTCAACGCCTCAGTGGTGGCGACGACTTGGCGAGCCTTTTCGGGAAACCCGGGGCCGGCTTCGGCCACAGCGATTTCGGCAAGGCCTTTGGAAACCTCCTGCGAGGTCCGCCAATTGACCGCTTGAGTGGTGCGGGGATCATTGTTCCAGCACAACACAATCCGGTCCGGCATCGCCGTTGGACGATACATCTCATCGGCTTGCACTTGGACCACGTGATCATGCTCCCCTTCGTGAGCCGCCGCGGGCACGGCCAACAGGAGACAAGTCATCAGGAGGGGAGATCGAAACAGAATCGAGTGATACTTCATGGCTACGGCTCTTGGTTAAACGGAGAAGAATAGGTACCGGTCAAATCGACTGTCTGAACTTCACGAGAGTGGGGTTGCAAGAACTTCATTTCGGGTAACTCGATATGCTCGCGCCATTGGCTGATGGGCACATCCCAGGCTGGAGATCGGAGCGGTTCGCTTAATGACAACAAACATCCGGAACTCATCAAAGTGCTGGCGGAAACCGACGCCAAATCCTGGTTGGGATCCAGCATCAACTGCGGCTTGCGACCATTCAAGGAAGCCAACACGAAGGCATGCACTTGAGGGCGGCGTCCCATTTCCTGTTCGAATTTGTCCGCGATGAAATGAGCCATCTGCAGGACCAATTGGGGATCGCGAGCGAATTTTTCGGACTGTTCCCGACTGAGGAACTGCTTGTGATCCACATTTGCGACCGCCTGGGTTGCTGGATCGAAAACCGCAAACCCGATGCCCACCTCTTTTGCCCGCAGCATCATCCGCCAGGAAAACAGATGCCCCCGTTCGCTCCAACTGGTCGGTTCCTGATTCAACCGACTGCGCAACGGCCAACTGATCTGGAAAACCGCAAAAACTAGGATCGCTACCACCGCGGTCCACTGCCGCCTGGAACCTCGCCAACTTGAATGGTTGGCAACATCAAGTTGTGGAGCAGACAACAAGCGGCGAGGCCAGGCGGGCGTGAAAAACAACGTGCTGGCGGCGATCATTAACCAGGGAAACACATGGATCGAAAACAGGATCGAATTCGTCACATGGAAGGCGATACACAGCACAAAGGCGTAGGGGCGGGTGCGGCGGATCAGCAATGCCGGCACGATGGCGAGATCAAAGATCATGCCGCTCCATGACATCAACAAACCAACGCCCGGCGTCGCCAACCAGCCTCCGACGATGGGCAGATCGCCTTTGGTGCTGAGGAACATTTCCATGGGTTGTCCCAAGATCCAATCCGGCGTCCATTTCGCGATCCCTCCATAGATATAGGGGATAGCAATCTGGAACCGCAACAGCGTCAGCACCCAAGCCGGCACGGTGGAGGACTGCAGCGCGGGCTTGCGGATCGCGTCAACCGACAGCATCCGGTTCAGCGGCAACCAGGGTAGCATCCAGCTGATCAGCAGCACCAGATAGTAGTGGTTTTGGTAATTGGTCCTCTCCAGCAGAAACACATAGCTGAAACCAATCGCAAACAGCAGCGCCGCGGTGCGATAAAAACAACCGCACAGAATCATCAAGGCCAGTCCCATCAGACCGATGAAATGCCAGTACATTCCATCGCCGGGCCAGGGTTGAAGCCACTGGAACCCGGCGTAAGTAAAATGGAACTGCGGCGAGACGTACAAATCCGTGACGCGTCCCGAGGCGAGGTAATTCCACGCCCACGCAACCATCAATGCGGCAAAGCTGACGCGAAAGAACGTAACGCTTGCCGCATCCACGGGGCGCATGGAATCGACCAACAACTGCCGCGGACGCAGGACGCCCGTGGAGCCCCCCGACCCCGTGGAGCTCATCGCACCCTTGGAGCTCATCGAACTCGCCGGCGTCGCTCGCCGATGCTCTTGCCCGGCACTACTCCTCGTCCTCGAGGTCTTGGTTGCGTTGTGCCATCATCCGTTCACGACTGCTGGCTTTTTTCAACACCAGTTCAAAGGTGTTGTCGGTGTCGGCTTTCACTTCCACCTGCATCAGATCCACTTCTTCGTTCATGCTGCAATCGCATTCCGCGTCACCGCGGCCCACGCGAACACGATGCTTCCCGACCACCGCGCCGTCCCCTTCCCCAGGGGCGTAGGTGGAGATTACATAACGACCTTCGCTATCGGTGAAGGCAAAGCCTTGCTTGCCCACCATTGCCGAGGCCTGATCTCCGCTACGCAGCGGTTCGAAATAGACCATTGCACCGGAGACGGGCTGGCCTTCGCAAAGCACCTGCCCGGAGACCTGGGCCGTGGGAAACGCCGCTCCATTACCGCATCCGGCGGCGAGCAAGATGCAGCAAGAACCGGCCAGAAAACCGGCGATTCGAATCTTTGACATGGTTTCGGACTTCGCAAGAATCTCTAAAAACGGATGAAACAACGAGGCTGGTTTTCGAGGATCAATCCCAGTCGCCCAGCGGAATTCCGTCGCGACGGTCATGCAGTTTGCAGTAGGTATCAATGGCGATGTTTTCGCTGATGAAATGCACCGACCCGTCGGCAAAGACGAATTGGGCACCACCGGGGTGAAAGCTAAAAGCATTGTCGTCATTGATGGCAAAATACATTTTGTTGGGATTGGTTTGAGCGTTGATCGGGCTGTTCGTGCGGCCGTTGATGCGGACGGTTTCGTCTTGCCCGCTGCCAAACGATCCGATCCACGTTGGCCAGTCGCGAAACGCCGTGGGCGGTGTGCTCTGGCGACTGGAACTGGAGGTCGTCGAAGTCACGTAGGATGATTCGCCCGACAAGATGGTGTTGCTGAGCCCATCGGTGATGTCGGCAAAACGAGCTCCCCCGCCCTCGCGAATCTTGTGCATCACGCCGTAGTCCCCGTAGCAGCTACCTCCGCCGGCCTTGTAGTCCGAGGTACCATAGCCGATGGACATGGGAAAAGCATTGGGCACCGAACCGCCACCCACCAGATGACTGCCAGGAATTGTCCAGCTCGCCGGAACAAAATCGGGCAGCACGGAAGACGGACAGCGGTAGCCCGGCACCACGGTATCTCCGCCAGGAATCACGGTCCCTGCCGGCACCCCCGGATACAGCATGTCTCGAATACTCTGGTTTCCCAGCGTGCCGTAGTGACCGTTGACCTGTAGCGTTTCGTACAGGTTTTGCTGTTCCACAAACGGCAGCAGTGCCACCATCCAGCCAAACCCGTCGTCGTCTTCACCGCTGGGCTCTCCGAGAGAGGTATCCGCGGCAAACAGCGCCGGCGGCATGATTTTGTACACGCCCTCATAGTTGTGCATGGCCAGCCCAATCTGTTTCAGATTGTTGGAACATTGCATGCGGCGGGCCGCTTCACGAGCCGCCTGTACGGCCGGCAACAGCAACCCTACCAAGACCCCAATGATGGCAATCACCACCAATAACTCAACCAGCGTAAAACCCGCTCTAAGACTACCGTTACGACGCATGTTCCTGCTCCAGAAGGCGAATCATTAAAAATGAATGTGGCGGGTCCGAAGCGAACCGTGAGCCCATTCAGCCTCAACTGCAGCGGGATTTTACGTAACAAGATTTGCAAGCCATGAAGGCTGGGTGTAGGTTTCGAGATTGCGAAAAAAAACGGCTGCACTCTTCTGATGACTGGCAGGAAAATGTTGGCAGGAAGGTGACAAGCACGATCGCTCGCGGATCTAATCGGCTCCGACTTTGGCGGATGCGTGCCAAAAGTGCGCATTGTCTCCCCATAGCCAAGACGTCCATCGCCAGGAAAATACAGATGCCCACGCTGAAAGAGCAAACCGACGCAAAATTTGCCAATACTCGCAAGAACAACCCCGAATTTGCTAAGCAAGTCGACGCCATACTCGCTTCCGCCGAGTCGTTTCAGTCGGGTGAGGCGGCACTTGATGTCGGACAGACGGCGCCCAGCTTCCAACTCCCCAACCCGCAAGGCGAGCGAGTTGCTCTGACGGACTTGCTGCAAAACGGTCCGGTGGTGGTGACTTTTTATCGCGGCAGTTGGTGCCCTTATTGCAATCTACAACTGCGTGCGATGCAGCAACGATTGGCGGACATTCATGATCTCGGTGCCGAACTGGTCGCGATCAGCCCTCAAGTTCCAGACGACTCACTGTCGCAAGACGAACAAGAGGGTCTAGAGTTTCCGGTACTTTCCGATCAGGACGCCCAAGTGGCAGCCGAATATGGCGTCGCCTGGAACGTGCCACAACTGATACTCGAGCACATGCGGAACGATCGAAACCTGGAATTATCCGAGATCAATGGCGGGAACGGGAGCGTGCTGCCGATCCCGGCGACCTTTGTGTTAAATCGCGATGGCGTCGTCGTTTGGCGGTTTGTTGACGTCGACTACCGGAACCGTGCCGAACCAGATGACATTGTCGAGGCTTTGCGGGCGTTATAGCATCGGCAACAAATGGGGCAGCAGACGCATTGCGTGTCCCCGCGTGCTCTATCGCGGTACGTAGACTTTTGATGCACCGTGGGGCGGATGATACCGAACGTTGATCAGATTATGTGGGTGTTTTGCGCCGGCTTCCAAAGTCAGATCAAGCACGGCTTGCCATTGTCTCCAGGTATCGACTTCGCCTTGTAAGATGGCAACGCCGTCCTGCACCGTCACATCAATCTGGTTACTGGTATCAAACAAGGCAAATTTGAGCTTACGATTCAGATCTTCCCTGATTTTCTCGTCGCTCTTCTGTTCCCATTTCTTTTCCACCGCCAACGAATTGTTGACATGGACCACACCGGTCACACCACTGGCAAGCCAGCCGGCAACTTGCTTTTCCGTCTCGCTTTCGACAACCCCGTATAAACTCACGTGGGCTCGTTGAGAGTGAACTCGCACATCGCGACGATCAAGATACGGACTACGCCGAATGGCTGCTTGCGTTTCTTGTACGATCTCGATATCGCTGGGTGGCTGCTCGGAATACTCAACCTTCAGCTCATTCGCAACTCGCCGCACTCCAATCACGTCCATAGCCAACCGCTCGGCTTTATCCTTGATTCGCAGCCGAGTAACGGTGCCGCTTAGCGAGACCACTCCGTCAGCGACGTTCGCGGAAATTGCATCCGCGTGGCCGAATACGACCGGGTCTGCGTGAAACACGCGTTCTACCGCGTCGCTGATCTTCGCGTCCGTTACGTCCGCGTAACGTGCTTTGCGACGCGTGCCGTCAGCCATACTAGGGTCTACTGCTACTTCGCTTACATCAACTTCCTTGACGCCCCTGACCTCCGCAAGCACCTCCAATCGATCCTTCATCTCCGCCGTACTGACTCTGCCAGCCAGCTTGACAACGTGATTTTGAACGTCCACTTGAACGTCGGCATCGTCGAGGTAGACGGAGTGAACAACCAGGGCATTGATCTCATCTCGTAACTCATCATCGCTGCGCATCGGTAGCAGCTTAACAGTCAACTGGTTCTCAACATCGGTCACTCCCCGAACGCCCGACGCAACAAACTCGGCGATCCGCTTCTCCGTCAACGAATCCACTTTGCCAGTCATCGCCACTTGTCCCGCAGAGACATCCACGACGATCTGAGGTTTGTCGATGCTGTCGTTCACGCGCAGCACCTTCAAAACGTCTTCGCGAATCGCATCATCGGAACGCTCCGAAGTCTTGACGAGGATT from Roseimaritima ulvae includes these protein-coding regions:
- a CDS encoding BON domain-containing protein; its protein translation is MTIPMLRNPCLVLPVILSLLLGSNRLIAEKTDTSSLQPNDIVTAIEADLEDAERLAGVSPKVEIHDGVVTLSGQVTSLQDKHLASRIAKRTRGVEAVLNQILVKTSERSDDAIREDVLKVLRVNDSIDKPQIVVDVSAGQVAMTGKVDSLTEKRIAEFVASGVRGVTDVENQLTVKLLPMRSDDELRDEINALVVHSVYLDDADVQVDVQNHVVKLAGRVSTAEMKDRLEVLAEVRGVKEVDVSEVAVDPSMADGTRRKARYADVTDAKISDAVERVFHADPVVFGHADAISANVADGVVSLSGTVTRLRIKDKAERLAMDVIGVRRVANELKVEYSEQPPSDIEIVQETQAAIRRSPYLDRRDVRVHSQRAHVSLYGVVESETEKQVAGWLASGVTGVVHVNNSLAVEKKWEQKSDEKIREDLNRKLKFALFDTSNQIDVTVQDGVAILQGEVDTWRQWQAVLDLTLEAGAKHPHNLINVRYHPPHGASKVYVPR